Proteins co-encoded in one Halococcoides cellulosivorans genomic window:
- a CDS encoding DNA topoisomerase VI subunit B translates to MSKQSTLGEGAVAEDLAEGQREISIAEFFEKNKHMLGFDSGARALVTVVKEAVDNALDACQEAAILPDVYVEISDRGDYYRVVVEDNGPGITREEIPKVFGKLLYGSRFHAREQSRGQQGIGISAAVLYAQLTSGKPARITSRTGNGSATYFEVTIDTDTNEPSIDNEESTTWDRPHGTRIELDLEANMRARSQLHDYITHTAVVNPHARIELREPNAHLTSERATDQLPAETSEIRPHPHGVQLGTLIKMLEDTDSYSLSGFLQEEFTRVGRKTADNVTDAFRDRWDGRELAWAPPGAHETDLAAAIRGAVANKGREATRAFAERVVDALGNRERVAHHEVGAIVDEASDAVEGDYEVTFGVTVREKARRATWTAICGGETDDAMRDRLRGDCFTLLDDATSSRKDEATIEGWASRLAGRIARRDDDRCRLTRDKLRDLIDAAADGTEEYDDATIGETARENALDAFWTAARTVPDDPPTVDELAADRDAAAALLEGMRETDIIAPPTDCLSPITADLIEAGLRKEVDAEFYAASTRDAAVHGGDPFVVEAGIAYGGELADEGEIDLMRYANRVPLVYQRGACATTDVVRSINWRNYELDQPGGSGMPQGPAVVLVHVASTNVPFTSESKDAIANLPEIEDEIELAVREAARELKSFLKERRSRAQRREKRDQLATILPAMATKLEHLTERPELAIEDTLARIMNNVLVDRDRDGSTVTLTVENNGTSIADLEVTEMVAPDGDSVAVEIGDTETDDARTVDLDGEVHIKWSPSVAAGETETLEYDIDGPATISGAVDGIADERLTLDD, encoded by the coding sequence ATGTCGAAGCAGTCGACCCTCGGGGAGGGCGCGGTCGCTGAGGACCTCGCTGAGGGCCAGCGGGAGATCTCCATCGCGGAGTTCTTCGAGAAGAACAAGCACATGCTCGGGTTCGACTCGGGGGCCCGGGCGCTGGTGACCGTCGTCAAAGAGGCCGTCGACAACGCTCTCGACGCCTGCCAGGAGGCCGCGATCCTCCCGGACGTCTACGTCGAAATCAGCGATCGCGGCGATTACTATCGGGTCGTCGTCGAGGACAACGGCCCCGGGATCACCCGCGAGGAGATCCCCAAGGTGTTCGGGAAACTCCTGTACGGGAGTCGATTTCACGCCCGCGAGCAGAGTCGGGGGCAGCAGGGTATCGGAATCAGCGCGGCCGTCCTCTACGCCCAACTCACCAGCGGGAAACCAGCGCGGATCACCTCCCGGACGGGCAACGGGTCGGCGACCTACTTCGAGGTGACCATCGACACCGACACCAACGAGCCGTCGATCGACAACGAGGAGTCGACGACGTGGGATCGGCCACACGGGACGCGCATCGAACTCGATCTGGAGGCGAACATGCGCGCCCGATCGCAACTCCACGACTACATCACCCACACCGCGGTCGTCAACCCACACGCCCGGATCGAACTCCGCGAGCCCAACGCCCACCTGACCTCCGAGCGCGCGACCGACCAGTTGCCCGCCGAGACCAGCGAGATTCGCCCCCATCCCCACGGCGTCCAGTTGGGGACGCTCATCAAGATGCTCGAAGACACCGATTCGTACTCGCTATCGGGCTTTCTCCAGGAGGAGTTCACCCGCGTGGGGCGCAAGACCGCCGACAACGTCACCGACGCCTTTCGCGATCGATGGGACGGCCGCGAACTCGCCTGGGCACCGCCGGGCGCTCACGAGACCGACCTCGCAGCGGCGATCCGGGGCGCGGTCGCGAACAAGGGCCGCGAGGCGACCCGCGCGTTCGCCGAGCGGGTCGTCGACGCGCTGGGTAATCGCGAGCGGGTCGCCCATCACGAGGTGGGGGCGATCGTCGACGAAGCGAGCGATGCCGTCGAGGGCGACTACGAGGTGACCTTCGGCGTGACCGTCCGGGAGAAGGCCCGACGAGCGACCTGGACGGCAATCTGCGGTGGCGAGACCGACGACGCCATGCGGGACCGACTTCGGGGCGACTGTTTCACACTGCTGGACGACGCGACGAGTTCGCGGAAAGACGAGGCGACGATCGAGGGGTGGGCGAGTCGGCTCGCCGGTCGAATCGCCCGACGCGACGACGACCGGTGTCGGCTGACACGCGACAAGTTGCGCGACCTGATCGACGCGGCAGCGGACGGCACCGAGGAGTACGACGACGCGACCATCGGCGAGACTGCCCGTGAGAACGCACTGGACGCGTTCTGGACCGCGGCCCGGACGGTGCCCGACGACCCGCCGACCGTCGACGAGTTGGCCGCCGATCGGGACGCCGCGGCGGCGCTGCTGGAGGGGATGCGCGAGACCGACATCATCGCGCCGCCGACCGACTGTCTCTCGCCGATCACCGCCGATCTGATCGAGGCGGGCCTCCGCAAAGAGGTCGACGCGGAGTTCTACGCCGCGAGCACGCGCGACGCCGCCGTCCACGGCGGCGACCCGTTCGTCGTCGAGGCGGGTATCGCCTACGGCGGTGAGCTTGCCGACGAGGGCGAGATCGACCTGATGCGGTACGCCAACCGCGTCCCGCTGGTCTACCAGCGCGGGGCGTGTGCGACGACCGACGTGGTCCGATCGATCAACTGGCGGAACTACGAACTCGATCAGCCCGGTGGGAGCGGGATGCCGCAGGGCCCCGCGGTCGTGCTCGTCCACGTCGCCTCGACGAACGTCCCCTTTACGAGCGAGTCCAAAGACGCCATCGCGAACCTGCCCGAGATCGAAGACGAGATCGAACTCGCGGTCCGGGAGGCCGCTCGCGAGTTGAAGAGCTTCCTCAAAGAACGACGGTCGCGCGCCCAGCGCCGCGAGAAACGCGACCAACTCGCGACGATCTTGCCCGCGATGGCGACGAAACTCGAACACCTGACCGAGCGGCCCGAACTCGCGATCGAGGACACCCTCGCGCGCATCATGAACAACGTGCTCGTCGACCGCGACCGCGACGGGAGCACGGTCACGCTCACCGTCGAGAACAACGGCACGTCGATCGCCGATCTGGAGGTGACCGAGATGGTCGCCCCCGACGGCGACAGCGTCGCAGTCGAGATCGGCGACACCGAGACCGATGACGCCCGGACGGTCGACCTCGACGGCGAGGTCCACATCAAGTGGTCGCCGTCGGTCGCCGCCGGCGAGACCGAAACGCTCGAATACGACATCGACGGCCCCGCGACGATCAGCGGTGCCGTCGACGGCATCGCTGACGAACGACTCACCCTGGACGACTGA
- a CDS encoding NAD(P)/FAD-dependent oxidoreductase: MIAIVGGGIAGLAAARRLQAAGREVTVFEAAEQIGGLAATVETGGDPIEQYYHHLSKSEERIVEVIEEVGLGEDLHWPVGETANYVDSTVWPLDKPWEILAYPYLSLYDTFRLGMLVKGVDLRGGIPSFDSYDSLDAYDDVPIEQFVTEHTTRGVYEHFFEPLIEAKFGDRADEVSAAWLLGRVQFRGERDPIRGEYLGYLDGGFGRLIDALIEDVGRDAIQTGARVTDLELADGAVDRITVETSGDSSGPDAEGSDDGEQTARTTTAHPVDAVIVAAMPSVLESLTDYSCPIEFQGTVCSIIAMDEQLTDTYWLNVVDDAPFGALIEHTNFVPPERYGGEHLLYAVKYVDGPEDPFFQRSDDDIEAAWLDGLDDLFEQFDRSAVEWIETARNPRTAPVYERGYLDKIVPTDLSEIADGLYYAGMGSRTQYPERSLDGGIRAGERAADLICD; the protein is encoded by the coding sequence ATGATCGCGATCGTCGGTGGCGGGATCGCCGGACTCGCAGCGGCCCGACGGCTTCAGGCCGCAGGCCGCGAGGTGACCGTCTTCGAGGCCGCAGAACAGATCGGTGGCCTCGCTGCGACCGTCGAGACCGGGGGCGACCCGATCGAGCAGTATTATCACCACCTCTCGAAGTCCGAGGAGCGCATCGTCGAAGTCATCGAGGAGGTGGGCCTGGGCGAGGATCTCCACTGGCCAGTGGGTGAGACCGCCAACTACGTCGACAGCACGGTCTGGCCGCTCGACAAGCCCTGGGAGATCCTCGCCTATCCGTACCTCTCCCTCTACGATACGTTCCGGCTGGGCATGCTCGTGAAAGGCGTCGATCTCCGCGGCGGGATTCCCAGTTTCGACAGTTACGACAGCCTCGACGCCTACGACGACGTCCCGATCGAGCAGTTCGTCACCGAGCACACGACTCGCGGCGTCTACGAGCACTTCTTCGAACCGCTGATCGAGGCGAAGTTCGGGGATCGGGCCGACGAGGTCAGCGCGGCGTGGCTGCTCGGGCGCGTGCAGTTCCGCGGCGAGCGCGACCCGATCCGCGGAGAGTATCTCGGCTATCTCGACGGTGGGTTCGGCCGCCTGATCGACGCGCTGATCGAAGACGTGGGCCGGGACGCGATCCAGACCGGCGCGCGCGTGACCGACCTCGAACTCGCAGACGGCGCTGTCGATCGGATCACCGTCGAGACGAGCGGGGATTCGAGCGGTCCGGACGCCGAGGGAAGCGACGACGGCGAACAGACCGCTCGCACGACCACCGCTCACCCCGTCGACGCTGTCATCGTCGCGGCGATGCCGTCGGTCCTCGAATCGCTCACCGACTACTCGTGTCCGATCGAGTTCCAGGGCACGGTCTGTTCGATCATCGCGATGGACGAACAGCTGACCGACACGTACTGGCTGAACGTCGTCGACGACGCACCCTTCGGCGCGCTGATCGAGCACACCAACTTCGTCCCGCCCGAGCGCTACGGCGGCGAGCACCTCCTCTATGCCGTCAAGTACGTCGACGGGCCCGAGGATCCCTTTTTCCAGCGCTCCGACGACGACATCGAGGCCGCGTGGCTCGACGGCCTCGACGATCTGTTCGAGCAGTTCGACCGATCCGCTGTCGAGTGGATCGAGACGGCTCGCAACCCCCGGACCGCGCCCGTCTACGAGCGTGGGTATCTCGACAAGATCGTGCCGACCGACCTGAGCGAGATCGCGGACGGCCTCTACTACGCCGGGATGGGGTCGCGGACTCAGTACCCCGAGCGGTCGCTCGACGGCGGGATTCGAGCGGGCGAACGCGCCGCCGACCTGATCTGCGATTAG
- a CDS encoding homoserine kinase, producing MVRVRAPATSANLGSGFDVFGVALDRPADVVSVERAAETTIEVTGVGSQYIPEDPDANTVGAVAQALDAPAHIVIDKGVRPSSGLGSSAASAAAAAVALNELYDCGYSREDLVPIAAEGEALVSGTAHTDNVAPAILGGFTIARADGVTRVGADVPMVVCLPETAVSTRDARDLVPESASLDALVETVGSAATLTTGMHRGDPALVGRGMEESIVSPARAKLIDGYDAVETAAREAGATGVTVSGAGPGVLAVCRGDDQRDVAGAMVDAFEDSGVEARAYRTRVGRGACRLE from the coding sequence ATGGTGAGGGTGCGGGCGCCGGCGACGAGTGCGAACCTGGGGAGTGGGTTCGACGTGTTCGGCGTCGCGCTCGACCGACCGGCGGACGTGGTCAGCGTCGAACGCGCCGCCGAGACGACGATCGAGGTGACCGGCGTCGGCAGCCAGTACATCCCCGAAGATCCCGACGCGAACACCGTCGGCGCCGTCGCGCAGGCCCTCGACGCGCCCGCGCACATCGTGATCGACAAGGGCGTTCGCCCGTCGTCGGGGCTCGGCTCGTCGGCGGCGAGTGCCGCCGCGGCGGCGGTCGCGCTCAACGAGCTGTACGACTGTGGGTATTCCCGCGAGGACCTCGTCCCGATCGCCGCCGAGGGCGAGGCGCTCGTCTCGGGGACGGCCCACACCGACAACGTCGCGCCCGCGATCCTCGGTGGGTTTACGATCGCGCGTGCGGACGGCGTCACCCGGGTCGGCGCGGACGTTCCGATGGTCGTCTGTCTGCCCGAGACGGCGGTATCGACGCGTGACGCCCGCGATCTCGTCCCCGAGTCGGCCAGCCTCGACGCGCTCGTCGAAACCGTCGGGAGCGCCGCGACGCTGACGACCGGGATGCACCGCGGCGACCCCGCGCTCGTCGGGCGCGGCATGGAGGAATCGATCGTCTCGCCCGCCCGCGCGAAACTCATCGACGGGTACGACGCCGTCGAGACGGCCGCGCGCGAAGCCGGCGCGACGGGCGTTACGGTCAGCGGGGCCGGCCCGGGCGTGCTCGCGGTCTGTCGCGGCGACGACCAGCGCGATGTCGCGGGTGCGATGGTCGATGCGTTCGAGGATAGCGGCGTCGAGGCGCGGGCCTACCGCACGCGGGTCGGTCGTGGAGCGTGCCGCCTCGAATAA
- a CDS encoding cellulase family glycosylhydrolase produces the protein MTPHHEDSDTVDASTPIAGRPASRRSILRATGGTAAGVLGTSLLGSASAGDPTPDHLATDGNQIVDASGSPVQLHGATLIDPLRAQRQWRGKTASEMFELATSRDWPHNLVRVPCQPQDIAATLARGDSTGTSSFIPHEDVWGPIKPGTFTADHLEEYLDRYIDPLVDAARERGVTLMLDYHREYPVFFQRLYEEKEHRGTEFWNDSWERFCLESDEYDWDWDYGMCGHRGVLWHGPDQITEIKSLPHNQKRLNDSDMLDPWFDPWCGAGDGEDLLGDEVRLFWKTVADRYGGDADRHVVFDLFNAPTGPYAGSWGTPDRASSGPHGGDWYAPEYGGNPWPYETPDVTDPDRSRPYWDLFLDRVKPWLDTIGEHAPGRLVTLGSPRWSQYTYWASEKTVTGTNGTESLSGVNAGMTNVAYTAQIHTQEYLRPLSTSVGTPAEHVPVVITEFGWDAGGGSRWLSYIGGTTAVFGDGDSDAIEQWGRPEGVPDPRTLDADEKDRLNHFGMCPEDRSECPIDDHQTEADHYPAPSEYVGFRAFFQEHPVHPIAAYFDHTWNPRFFDDMEIDDGDWELRPRSKTPGVWWQEYLVESTRPDWPEGATDPDGDALFEDLSGDGTLNFPDVNRLFQNTDSNRVQDNAEFYDFDGDGGVDMQDVLALFEMV, from the coding sequence ATGACACCCCACCACGAGGACAGCGACACAGTCGACGCATCGACACCGATCGCCGGCCGGCCGGCATCGCGCCGATCGATCCTCCGGGCGACCGGCGGGACGGCCGCTGGCGTCCTCGGGACGAGTCTCCTCGGGTCGGCCAGCGCTGGCGACCCGACGCCCGATCACCTCGCGACCGACGGTAATCAGATCGTCGACGCGTCTGGATCGCCGGTACAATTGCACGGGGCGACGCTGATCGACCCGCTGCGCGCCCAGCGCCAGTGGCGGGGCAAGACCGCTTCGGAGATGTTCGAACTCGCGACGAGTCGGGACTGGCCGCACAACCTCGTCCGCGTCCCCTGTCAGCCTCAGGACATCGCGGCGACACTCGCCCGCGGTGACTCCACGGGCACCTCATCGTTCATTCCCCACGAGGACGTCTGGGGCCCGATCAAGCCGGGAACGTTCACTGCCGACCATCTGGAAGAGTATCTCGACCGGTACATCGACCCGCTGGTCGACGCCGCTCGGGAGCGTGGCGTCACCCTCATGCTCGACTACCACCGCGAGTATCCCGTCTTCTTCCAGCGACTGTACGAAGAAAAGGAACACCGCGGTACCGAGTTTTGGAACGATAGCTGGGAGAGGTTTTGTCTGGAGAGTGACGAGTACGACTGGGACTGGGATTACGGGATGTGTGGGCATCGGGGCGTCCTCTGGCACGGGCCCGACCAGATCACCGAGATCAAATCACTCCCACACAATCAAAAGCGGCTGAACGACTCCGACATGCTCGATCCGTGGTTCGACCCGTGGTGTGGGGCGGGTGACGGCGAGGACCTGCTCGGTGACGAAGTTCGATTGTTCTGGAAAACCGTGGCCGACCGGTACGGCGGCGATGCCGACCGGCACGTCGTCTTCGATCTGTTCAACGCGCCGACGGGCCCCTACGCCGGCAGTTGGGGCACCCCGGACAGAGCCTCGTCGGGGCCCCACGGCGGCGACTGGTACGCGCCCGAATACGGCGGGAACCCGTGGCCGTACGAGACGCCTGACGTGACCGACCCCGATCGAAGTCGCCCGTACTGGGACCTCTTTTTAGACCGTGTGAAGCCCTGGCTCGACACGATCGGTGAGCACGCGCCCGGACGGCTGGTGACGCTTGGGAGTCCGCGGTGGTCACAGTACACCTACTGGGCCAGCGAGAAGACCGTCACCGGTACGAACGGGACGGAATCACTCTCCGGCGTGAACGCCGGTATGACCAACGTTGCCTACACCGCCCAGATTCACACGCAGGAGTACCTCCGCCCGCTCTCGACGTCCGTCGGCACGCCCGCCGAGCACGTCCCCGTCGTCATCACCGAGTTCGGCTGGGATGCTGGCGGTGGGTCTCGCTGGCTTTCCTATATCGGCGGGACGACCGCGGTGTTCGGTGACGGCGACAGCGACGCCATCGAGCAGTGGGGGCGTCCAGAGGGCGTCCCCGATCCGCGGACGCTGGACGCCGACGAAAAAGACCGCCTGAACCACTTCGGCATGTGTCCCGAGGACCGCAGTGAGTGCCCGATCGACGACCACCAGACCGAGGCCGATCACTATCCCGCACCCAGCGAGTACGTCGGATTCAGGGCGTTTTTCCAGGAGCATCCCGTTCACCCGATCGCCGCGTATTTCGATCACACCTGGAACCCTCGATTTTTCGACGACATGGAGATCGACGACGGGGACTGGGAGCTGCGCCCCCGTTCGAAGACCCCTGGCGTCTGGTGGCAGGAGTATCTCGTCGAGTCGACCCGGCCCGACTGGCCCGAGGGCGCGACCGACCCCGACGGCGACGCTCTCTTCGAGGACCTCTCGGGCGACGGAACGCTGAACTTCCCCGACGTGAATCGGCTGTTCCAGAACACCGACTCGAACCGCGTGCAAGACAACGCCGAATTCTACGACTTCGACGGCGACGGTGGCGTCGACATGCAGGACGTCCTCGCGCTGTTCGAGATGGTTTGA
- a CDS encoding EF-hand domain-containing protein — MSRPSPTTGDERVTTSRRSIMRATGGTAAGVLGASLLGSARGAAPALDHLATEGNQIVDESGEAVQLHGATLIDPLRAQREWRGKTAEEMFALATGPDWPHSLVRIPCQPQDIAATLERGDSTATGSFIPHGDNWGPIKPGTFDSDDLDAYLDRYIDPLVDAARERGVYLMLDYHREAPVFHQQLYDEKRHRGVDYWNGDNDYGEEWCGPSTEYDWDWDVGMCGHRGVLWHGPDQIEDVKNIPHNQNKLNDPSRADPWFDPWCGADGGDDLLGQELDLFWSTVADRYGGDSDRHVVFDLFNAPTGPYVNDWAGPGRMPSNTGGYEITYDLTDPENGRPYWDLFLERATPWLNTVAEHAPERLVTVGSPRWSQFTYWAQETSFNGVNGTDSVTGVDSGATNVAYAAHAHVQEGLRPLSKYFGQPAELVPVVFTEFGWESGGGPDWETHLAGTTAVWGDGDPAALEEWGRPEGKPDPNELSESEKREMNYFGMGGDHYPPKEDYVGFGPFFENHPVHPIAGFFDHTWDPRFFADEHVTEGDWELNPREDTPGVWWQEYLADHADPNPPHWPTDPGPTDPDGDGRYEDLDGDGRVTFVDVNDLFQRTDTEAVQSQADYFDFSGDGRVDLQDVLTLFETV, encoded by the coding sequence ATGTCGAGACCCTCACCCACCACCGGCGACGAGCGCGTGACCACGAGCAGACGATCGATCATGCGGGCGACCGGCGGGACGGCCGCCGGCGTCCTCGGCGCGAGTCTGCTCGGGTCGGCCCGTGGGGCCGCTCCCGCGCTCGATCACCTCGCGACCGAGGGCAATCAGATCGTCGACGAGTCCGGGGAAGCAGTCCAGTTACACGGCGCGACGCTGATCGATCCGCTCCGTGCGCAACGAGAGTGGCGCGGGAAGACCGCCGAGGAGATGTTCGCGCTGGCAACGGGCCCGGACTGGCCGCACTCGCTCGTGCGGATCCCCTGTCAGCCCCAGGACATCGCGGCCACCCTCGAACGCGGTGACTCCACGGCCACCGGATCGTTCATTCCCCACGGCGACAACTGGGGGCCGATCAAGCCGGGCACGTTCGACAGCGACGACCTCGACGCCTATCTCGACCGGTACATCGACCCGCTGGTCGACGCCGCCCGCGAGCGCGGGGTCTACCTCATGCTCGACTACCATCGGGAGGCGCCCGTCTTCCACCAGCAACTGTACGACGAGAAGCGACACCGTGGCGTCGACTACTGGAACGGCGACAACGACTACGGCGAGGAGTGGTGTGGCCCGAGCACCGAGTACGACTGGGACTGGGACGTAGGCATGTGTGGCCACCGGGGCGTCCTCTGGCACGGCCCCGACCAGATCGAGGACGTCAAGAACATTCCGCACAACCAGAACAAGCTGAACGACCCCAGCAGGGCCGATCCGTGGTTCGATCCGTGGTGTGGGGCCGATGGCGGCGACGACCTGCTCGGTCAGGAACTCGACCTGTTCTGGTCGACGGTCGCCGATCGGTACGGCGGCGATTCGGATCGGCACGTCGTCTTCGATCTGTTCAACGCACCGACGGGGCCCTACGTCAACGACTGGGCGGGGCCAGGCCGAATGCCCTCCAACACCGGCGGGTATGAGATCACGTACGATCTCACCGACCCCGAGAACGGTCGTCCATACTGGGACCTGTTCCTCGAACGCGCGACACCCTGGCTCAACACGGTTGCCGAGCACGCCCCCGAGCGCCTGGTGACCGTCGGCAGCCCACGCTGGTCGCAGTTCACCTACTGGGCCCAGGAGACATCCTTCAACGGCGTCAACGGGACGGACTCGGTCACAGGCGTCGATTCAGGCGCGACCAACGTCGCGTACGCCGCCCACGCTCACGTCCAGGAGGGGCTCCGCCCGCTCTCGAAGTACTTCGGACAGCCCGCCGAACTCGTTCCGGTCGTGTTCACCGAGTTCGGCTGGGAGTCCGGCGGCGGCCCGGACTGGGAGACCCACCTTGCGGGCACGACGGCGGTCTGGGGCGACGGCGACCCGGCCGCTCTCGAAGAATGGGGCCGCCCCGAAGGCAAGCCCGATCCCAACGAGCTCTCCGAGAGCGAAAAGCGGGAGATGAACTACTTCGGGATGGGTGGCGACCATTACCCCCCGAAAGAGGACTACGTCGGGTTCGGGCCGTTCTTCGAGAACCACCCCGTCCACCCGATCGCCGGGTTTTTCGATCACACCTGGGACCCACGCTTCTTTGCCGACGAGCACGTCACCGAGGGCGACTGGGAGTTGAACCCGCGCGAGGACACGCCTGGTGTCTGGTGGCAGGAGTATCTCGCTGACCACGCCGACCCGAACCCGCCCCATTGGCCGACCGATCCGGGGCCGACCGATCCGGACGGCGACGGCCGATACGAAGATCTCGACGGCGACGGGCGCGTGACCTTCGTCGACGTGAACGACCTGTTCCAGCGGACCGACACCGAGGCCGTCCAGTCACAGGCGGATTACTTCGATTTCTCGGGCGACGGTCGCGTCGACCTGCAGGACGTCCTCACGCTGTTCGAGACGGTCTGA
- a CDS encoding dockerin type I domain-containing protein, which yields MTRRTHSDGRAASNDGDRSPRSAVDRRAILKSVGALAASGGLGIGTLGAASATPVESLDFLQTRGNQIVDESGYPVQLHGATTVDPLVTRRSFRHRSIEDILALATSDEWPHSVVRVPCTPQAIGAATARGDTRDDETYMPHDVYWGPIRPGAFDEADLTTYLEKHVDPIVEVARERGAYLMLDYHREYPAFFQRRYERKRHKGLEYWTTPQFEYDAPCGNETFPNDLGMCGERGVLWHGPDQIADVETVPHNQARLNDPDSPDPWFDPWCGAQGGKDLLGEELLLFWKTVADRYGGDADQHVLFDLFSSPTGPYYGDWGAPLRTPREGRPDDNRAGRAMGPEPIDDAENGRPYWGLFLERAKPWLNVVAEHAPHRLVTVGSPRWSQWTYWASELTVNGANGTASLTGVDSGATNVAYAAQIHTQSSLRPLSKYFGTPARRVPVVVTAFGWESGGSNLWFQYLAGTTGVWGEGDPTAIEQWGDPAGRPLSHELSADEQDQLNRFGMDGDTNPSSEAFVGFRTFFENYPVHPIVERFDWDYSPQLFEDPPDSEWQLRARADAPGLWWQEYLDDHAANAPPGEDPCKREIPGLIDRVFPDCTTTGTPTLPDQMTDPDGDGLYEDLSGNGKIDFPDVNYLFQNAQSDTIQENVQYFDFTGDGRVDPQDVLALFEQV from the coding sequence ATGACACGGCGCACCCACTCCGACGGTCGAGCGGCATCGAACGACGGGGATCGATCGCCCCGGTCTGCCGTGGATCGGCGCGCGATCCTCAAAAGCGTCGGCGCACTCGCAGCGAGTGGGGGCCTCGGAATCGGGACGCTGGGGGCAGCGAGTGCGACCCCTGTCGAATCCCTCGATTTCCTCCAGACGAGAGGGAACCAGATCGTCGACGAATCGGGCTACCCGGTGCAGTTACACGGGGCAACGACGGTCGATCCACTCGTCACGCGGCGCTCGTTTCGCCACCGGTCCATCGAAGACATCCTCGCCCTGGCCACCAGCGACGAGTGGCCCCACAGTGTCGTCCGCGTCCCCTGCACCCCGCAAGCGATCGGTGCCGCCACGGCCCGAGGCGACACACGCGACGACGAGACGTACATGCCCCACGACGTGTACTGGGGGCCGATCAGACCGGGCGCGTTCGACGAGGCCGACCTGACGACGTATCTCGAAAAACACGTCGATCCGATCGTCGAGGTGGCCCGGGAGCGCGGGGCGTACCTCATGCTCGACTACCACCGGGAGTACCCCGCGTTCTTTCAGCGCCGATACGAGCGCAAGCGACACAAGGGACTGGAGTACTGGACGACACCACAGTTCGAGTATGACGCCCCGTGTGGCAACGAGACCTTTCCGAACGATCTGGGCATGTGTGGCGAACGCGGCGTCCTCTGGCACGGCCCCGATCAGATCGCCGACGTCGAGACCGTCCCCCACAATCAGGCCAGACTGAACGATCCCGACAGCCCCGACCCGTGGTTCGACCCGTGGTGTGGGGCACAGGGTGGTAAGGACCTCCTCGGCGAGGAGCTCCTGCTGTTCTGGAAAACCGTCGCCGACCGCTACGGCGGCGATGCCGACCAGCACGTCCTGTTCGACCTGTTCAGTTCACCGACGGGGCCGTACTACGGCGACTGGGGTGCGCCACTTCGAACCCCTCGTGAAGGCCGGCCCGACGACAACAGGGCCGGTCGCGCCATGGGCCCCGAACCGATCGACGACGCGGAGAACGGCCGACCGTACTGGGGGCTCTTCCTCGAACGCGCGAAGCCCTGGTTGAACGTCGTCGCGGAGCACGCACCCCACCGACTGGTGACCGTCGGGAGCCCGCGCTGGAGCCAGTGGACCTACTGGGCCTCCGAACTGACCGTCAACGGCGCGAACGGCACCGCATCGCTGACCGGCGTCGATTCGGGGGCCACCAACGTCGCGTATGCGGCCCAGATCCACACGCAGTCGTCGCTGCGCCCGCTCTCGAAATACTTCGGCACACCCGCCCGACGCGTTCCCGTCGTCGTGACCGCGTTCGGCTGGGAGTCGGGTGGCTCGAATCTCTGGTTCCAGTATCTCGCCGGCACGACCGGCGTCTGGGGCGAGGGTGACCCCACAGCGATCGAACAGTGGGGCGACCCCGCAGGGCGACCGCTCTCACACGAGTTGAGCGCCGACGAGCAGGACCAACTGAACCGCTTCGGCATGGACGGCGACACGAACCCATCGAGCGAGGCCTTCGTCGGCTTCCGGACGTTCTTCGAGAACTACCCCGTGCATCCGATCGTCGAGCGGTTCGACTGGGACTACTCACCACAGCTGTTCGAGGATCCCCCCGATTCGGAGTGGCAGCTGCGTGCCCGAGCCGACGCGCCGGGCCTGTGGTGGCAGGAGTATCTCGACGATCACGCCGCGAACGCTCCACCCGGTGAAGACCCTTGCAAGCGGGAGATTCCCGGCCTCATAGACAGGGTGTTCCCGGACTGCACCACGACTGGAACGCCTACCCTGCCCGATCAGATGACCGATCCCGACGGTGACGGCCTGTACGAGGACCTCTCGGGGAACGGAAAGATCGATTTCCCGGACGTGAACTACCTGTTCCAGAACGCACAATCAGACACGATCCAGGAGAACGTGCAGTATTTCGATTTCACCGGCGACGGTCGTGTCGACCCGCAGGACGTGCTCGCGCTGTTCGAACAGGTCTGA